A single Gemmatimonadota bacterium DNA region contains:
- a CDS encoding UvrD-helicase domain-containing protein, with protein MVETHSADAVQSAVAMQSKERLSAACPVPFSPDEVSQWERKGRGLAVFRCPDTFSLPEVESRPGTAILVDPDEGREIPGEPDRLVLKLTSRCTPHLNSVVNRIVLPAYRRYIPLYLFASWKEEDLDTGAVRMPDKEEIEAAILPLLKEQLRYLLAFTCVVFPNTEALYASRKPWLTPLEVMMREGLTRAGLPHRLHVRLGPACVDALVGDPHDVDPPDGDPHDVDPHDGDPHDGDLHDGDPYSGAVAVEIDGRAFDRDDRLRTDTVLIEKLGIREVIRFSGSEVVHDLDACVEKVRSTLTARGSGTGQGHGTGPANEPPIRIPDPKPGLAGEQARCLDPRAGVVLTLAPAGSGKTRVLTRRVVEAVRGGIKPDRILCVVFNKAASEVMSERIHGDAGLHGVHIRTLHSLGFEICRQAPGSPYTGYGVVTEQTLPGGLTDLFRKVLKADFEQHAAALPYPFPEHLVVAYEEAASRYRRTLMPIGGDDSGVEIEGFDGDQARRISEDVDSRMKEKALMTFDEQLFRAVEILLEHPATRSVYLHRFDSVLVDEVQDLTPVQFLMLRLLSLPLNNLFAVGDDDQMINTFTGADPENIRSFQRWYPGAAIHTLGANYRCRPDIVTRSASVISHNVNRFDKPIRPVQTKAGPARDTIRVIACPSLESETDAVVRTIRRWRKGGYGYGDMAVLVRVQSIAAPLQSAFKEADLPFDPMDAGALFQSHAGRTLGAYLDVIACNQRADPRSYALSLSFPSRRLSNEQLREAAALGHRFFERTDRLHRDVSASLEEYRGAIEILRGVYTSPDGSPVAFLEDLLDRTGLGAYYKRQEENSRQRMGASDVESIDSIRQIAARYACKTAFVESYLGTMAAETTENQMDRLYAGASLAESGNDAKSAEMPVDTSSGSDRVTITTIHRSKGDEYKGVILFNVVEDILPHRRMTGSEADIEEERRVFYVALTRAEERLCITTQRKHPSRFLAEMKSAAGGSLLSHIRGRLPGLCCRLMRLRTRLARLRGWLSPRSIRRILRRLLP; from the coding sequence ATGGTCGAAACACATTCGGCGGACGCCGTGCAATCGGCAGTCGCCATGCAGTCGAAAGAACGACTTTCCGCGGCTTGTCCGGTCCCGTTCTCACCAGACGAGGTATCCCAATGGGAACGAAAGGGCCGTGGACTGGCCGTTTTCCGGTGTCCCGACACGTTTTCACTGCCTGAGGTCGAGTCCCGTCCCGGTACGGCCATCCTGGTCGATCCGGATGAAGGGCGGGAGATCCCGGGCGAACCCGACCGTCTTGTGCTGAAGTTGACGTCTCGGTGCACGCCACATCTGAACAGCGTGGTGAATCGCATCGTGCTACCGGCGTACAGGCGGTACATCCCCCTGTATCTGTTTGCCTCATGGAAAGAGGAGGACCTGGACACCGGGGCGGTTCGAATGCCGGACAAAGAAGAGATTGAAGCGGCGATTTTGCCGCTCTTGAAAGAACAGCTTCGGTATCTGCTGGCTTTCACTTGCGTCGTGTTTCCCAATACCGAAGCGCTGTATGCGTCGAGGAAGCCCTGGCTGACCCCCTTGGAAGTCATGATGCGCGAAGGACTTACCCGGGCAGGCCTGCCTCACCGGCTTCACGTTCGGCTGGGACCGGCCTGCGTCGACGCACTGGTCGGCGACCCGCACGATGTCGACCCGCCCGATGGCGACCCGCACGATGTCGACCCGCATGATGGCGACCCGCATGATGGCGACCTGCACGACGGCGACCCGTACAGTGGCGCCGTTGCTGTGGAGATCGACGGCAGGGCGTTTGACCGTGACGACCGGCTCCGGACGGACACGGTGCTGATCGAAAAACTCGGTATTCGTGAAGTCATCCGGTTCAGCGGGAGTGAAGTCGTGCACGATCTCGATGCGTGTGTCGAGAAAGTACGTTCGACGCTGACGGCACGGGGAAGTGGAACCGGCCAGGGTCATGGAACCGGCCCTGCAAACGAGCCGCCGATCCGGATACCCGATCCGAAACCTGGCCTGGCCGGGGAGCAGGCCAGGTGCCTGGACCCCCGGGCCGGTGTGGTGCTCACCCTCGCCCCGGCGGGTTCCGGCAAGACGCGGGTGTTGACGCGTAGGGTGGTGGAAGCCGTTCGAGGCGGCATTAAACCCGATCGAATTCTTTGCGTGGTCTTCAACAAGGCGGCGAGTGAGGTGATGTCCGAGCGTATACACGGCGACGCCGGACTGCATGGCGTCCATATCCGCACGTTGCACAGTCTGGGATTTGAGATCTGCAGGCAGGCGCCGGGCAGCCCCTACACGGGTTACGGCGTCGTTACCGAGCAGACGCTGCCGGGCGGACTGACCGATCTGTTCAGGAAGGTACTGAAAGCAGATTTCGAGCAGCACGCCGCCGCCTTGCCCTATCCATTCCCCGAACATCTCGTCGTCGCGTACGAGGAAGCGGCATCTCGGTACAGGAGAACGTTGATGCCCATCGGTGGAGACGACTCCGGCGTCGAGATCGAAGGGTTCGATGGCGACCAGGCGCGCAGAATCAGCGAGGATGTGGATAGCCGGATGAAAGAAAAAGCCCTGATGACCTTCGACGAACAGTTGTTTCGGGCCGTGGAAATCCTCCTGGAGCATCCCGCAACGCGTTCGGTCTACCTGCACCGCTTCGATTCGGTCCTCGTGGACGAGGTTCAGGACCTCACCCCCGTACAGTTCCTGATGCTCCGGCTGCTCTCCCTGCCCCTGAACAATCTGTTCGCGGTGGGCGATGACGACCAGATGATCAACACCTTCACAGGGGCGGACCCCGAGAACATCCGCTCGTTTCAACGGTGGTATCCGGGCGCGGCGATCCACACCCTGGGCGCGAATTACCGGTGCAGGCCGGACATCGTAACCCGTTCCGCCAGCGTCATTTCCCACAACGTCAACCGCTTCGACAAGCCCATCCGCCCCGTACAGACCAAGGCCGGACCGGCCAGAGACACCATCCGGGTCATCGCATGTCCTTCGCTGGAATCGGAAACAGATGCCGTGGTACGCACGATCCGCCGGTGGAGAAAAGGGGGTTACGGATACGGGGACATGGCCGTTCTGGTCCGGGTCCAGTCGATCGCAGCGCCCCTGCAGTCCGCGTTCAAGGAGGCGGACCTGCCCTTTGACCCGATGGACGCCGGCGCGTTGTTCCAATCCCATGCGGGAAGGACTCTGGGTGCGTATCTCGACGTCATCGCCTGCAATCAGCGGGCCGATCCCCGGTCCTATGCCCTCAGTCTTTCATTTCCTTCCAGGCGACTCTCCAATGAGCAGTTGCGCGAAGCGGCGGCACTCGGCCACCGTTTCTTCGAGCGAACGGACCGTCTGCACCGTGATGTGTCCGCCAGTCTGGAGGAATACCGAGGAGCCATCGAAATCCTGCGCGGCGTCTACACGTCTCCAGACGGGTCTCCTGTTGCATTTCTCGAAGACTTGCTGGATCGAACGGGCCTTGGCGCATACTACAAGAGGCAGGAGGAGAACAGCCGGCAGCGCATGGGCGCATCTGACGTGGAATCCATCGATTCGATTCGTCAGATAGCGGCCCGGTATGCATGCAAGACAGCCTTCGTGGAATCGTACCTGGGGACCATGGCCGCCGAAACCACCGAGAACCAGATGGACCGCCTTTATGCCGGTGCGTCCCTGGCGGAATCGGGAAATGATGCGAAATCGGCGGAAATGCCTGTAGACACATCGTCAGGCAGCGATCGCGTTACCATAACCACGATTCACCGGAGCAAGGGGGACGAATACAAGGGTGTCATCCTCTTCAACGTGGTGGAGGACATCCTGCCCCACAGACGGATGACCGGATCAGAAGCGGATATCGAGGAGGAACGGCGCGTATTCTACGTTGCCCTGACGCGGGCCGAGGAGAGGCTGTGCATCACGACGCAGCGGAAGCATCCTTCCCGGTTCCTGGCCGAGATGAAGTCTGCCGCTGGAGGTAGCCTGCTGTCGCATATTCGTGGCCGGCTGCCGGGCCTCTGCTGCCGACTGATGCGCCTCCGCACCCGGCTAGCGCGCCTTCGCGGCTGGCTGTCGCCGCGGTCAATCAGACGTATTTTGCGCCGTCTGCTACCTTGA
- a CDS encoding SDR family NAD(P)-dependent oxidoreductase: MSLENKTVVITGAAMGIGRAAALCCAEAGGRTVLADIEETRLKETFGDIHAAGGEASYQVVDVSDARQVEALMAGAVEDFGRIDALINSAGILEGAFVPVDELDEEVWQRVMDVNLKGSFLTCKYAAAVMKEQQKGVIVLLSSGAGVRGGSSSVAYGTSKGAVHGQAVVLESQLSPFGIRVHAVCPGGIATPMKLRNIAQGAESQGGSVEEALKQAETYLGDPDGVGRILAFLVSDQADHLRQTVFTR; this comes from the coding sequence ATGTCGCTCGAGAACAAGACGGTCGTTATTACCGGCGCGGCGATGGGCATTGGACGGGCCGCGGCCCTGTGCTGCGCGGAAGCCGGGGGGCGGACCGTCCTGGCCGATATCGAAGAAACCCGGCTGAAAGAGACCTTCGGCGATATACACGCTGCGGGCGGCGAGGCTTCATACCAGGTGGTGGACGTTTCGGACGCCCGGCAGGTCGAGGCGCTGATGGCGGGCGCGGTCGAAGACTTCGGACGGATCGACGCGCTCATCAACAGCGCGGGCATCCTTGAGGGCGCCTTCGTGCCCGTGGACGAGCTGGACGAGGAAGTGTGGCAACGCGTGATGGACGTTAACCTGAAAGGGTCCTTTCTTACCTGCAAGTACGCCGCGGCCGTGATGAAGGAACAGCAAAAGGGCGTCATCGTCCTGCTGTCCTCCGGAGCCGGCGTCCGGGGAGGCAGTTCATCGGTGGCCTACGGGACCAGCAAGGGGGCCGTGCACGGGCAGGCGGTCGTCCTCGAGAGCCAGCTTTCGCCCTTCGGAATACGCGTGCACGCGGTCTGTCCGGGGGGGATCGCAACGCCCATGAAGCTCCGGAATATCGCCCAGGGGGCCGAATCCCAGGGGGGATCGGTGGAAGAAGCGCTCAAGCAGGCGGAAACATATCTGGGCGACCCCGATGGCGTGGGCAGGATCCTGGCCTTCCTCGTATCCGATCAGGCCGACCATCTCCGCCAGACCGTCTTTACGCGGTGA
- a CDS encoding galactose mutarotase: MGAVEETIWGTFRSRPVYLYTLNGASGAAARVTNYGGILQSLEIPDTAGHLVDVVLGFDTLDEYLGGHPFFGTTVGRCANRIAGGRFKLEGRDYQLAINDGAGPNHIHGGPGGFDKQFWEPQDFGQREDGPYVEMTYTSVDGEEGYPGTVETTVIYTLTGDDELRISMTARTDRSTVVNLTNHSYWNLNGHQAGPVLDHEVTLFADAYTPVDGYLIPTGEIRPVAGTPFDFTEPKTIAAEMDAVSQSGPPESAGPREPAGTRKPDGTGGPGGYDHNFVLREAGGRVRPAAQVASRRSGLAMAVRTDQPGVQFYTGNNLTDALTGKRGAVYGSHHGFCLETQAFPDAVNRQGTPGWPTVILQPDDEYRHEVCYAFASTITA; encoded by the coding sequence ATGGGTGCCGTAGAAGAGACCATCTGGGGGACTTTCAGGTCCCGGCCCGTTTATCTCTACACGTTGAACGGAGCGAGCGGCGCGGCCGCGCGCGTGACGAATTACGGCGGGATTCTACAGTCCCTGGAGATCCCGGACACGGCAGGGCATCTCGTGGACGTAGTACTTGGTTTCGATACGCTTGATGAATACCTGGGGGGGCATCCGTTCTTCGGGACCACGGTCGGCCGCTGCGCCAACCGAATCGCCGGCGGCAGGTTCAAGCTGGAAGGGCGGGATTACCAGCTGGCGATCAACGACGGGGCCGGCCCAAATCACATCCACGGGGGACCGGGCGGATTCGACAAGCAGTTCTGGGAACCGCAGGACTTCGGCCAGCGCGAAGACGGACCCTACGTCGAGATGACCTATACGAGCGTGGACGGGGAGGAAGGATATCCCGGCACGGTGGAAACGACGGTTATCTACACGCTTACCGGAGACGACGAACTACGAATTTCGATGACGGCGCGGACCGACCGGTCCACGGTGGTGAACCTGACCAATCATTCCTACTGGAACCTGAACGGGCACCAGGCCGGCCCGGTGCTGGACCACGAGGTTACGTTGTTCGCCGACGCCTACACGCCCGTCGACGGCTATCTCATTCCCACGGGCGAAATCAGGCCGGTCGCCGGGACGCCCTTCGACTTCACGGAACCGAAAACCATCGCCGCGGAGATGGACGCGGTTTCCCAATCTGGTCCGCCGGAGTCCGCGGGTCCGCGGGAGCCCGCTGGTACGCGGAAGCCCGACGGTACGGGAGGTCCAGGTGGATACGACCACAACTTCGTCCTGCGCGAAGCGGGTGGGCGGGTGAGGCCGGCTGCTCAGGTCGCTTCACGCCGCTCGGGTCTGGCCATGGCGGTCCGGACCGATCAACCGGGCGTACAGTTCTACACGGGGAATAACTTGACCGATGCACTCACCGGCAAGCGAGGCGCCGTGTACGGCAGTCACCACGGTTTCTGCCTGGAGACGCAGGCTTTTCCGGACGCGGTCAACCGACAGGGGACGCCGGGATGGCCTACGGTCATCCTGCAACCGGATGACGAATACCGTCACGAGGTGTGCTACGCCTTCGCGTCCACGATCACCGCGTAA
- the rfbB gene encoding dTDP-glucose 4,6-dehydratase — MDAMLVTGGAGFIGSNFVRYALKHRPETRVVVLDALTYAGSLANIDDSVGSDRFRFVHGDIRDRATVDDAMSGVDTVVNFAAESHVDRSILDPSSFIETNFNGVYVLLEAARHQEVKRFLQVSTDEVYGHVPEGCSVESDALAPRNPYAASKAAAELLVQSYFTTYGMPVLITRGGNTVGPYQYPEKVLPLFITNALEYKPLPVYGDGSAVRNYLYVEDHCSAIDRVLESGKPGNAYNVGTNREVNGRDLAARVLEILDRPAGLREFVPDRSGHDLRYAMDCGRIQALGWRPSLDFDTLLDRTVRWYVDHPQWWQEIRNESGFRSYYKQQYDERYQT; from the coding sequence ATGGATGCCATGCTGGTTACCGGTGGAGCCGGGTTCATCGGCAGTAACTTCGTTCGATACGCACTGAAACACCGTCCCGAAACGCGGGTCGTGGTGCTTGATGCGCTGACCTACGCCGGCAGTCTGGCCAATATCGACGATAGCGTGGGTTCGGACCGGTTCCGGTTCGTTCACGGGGATATCCGGGACAGGGCCACGGTCGACGACGCGATGAGCGGGGTCGACACGGTCGTCAATTTCGCGGCCGAATCCCATGTGGACCGGTCCATCCTCGACCCGTCCTCCTTCATCGAAACCAATTTCAACGGGGTGTACGTCCTCCTCGAAGCGGCGCGGCACCAGGAAGTGAAGCGGTTCCTGCAGGTGTCCACCGACGAAGTGTACGGCCACGTACCGGAAGGCTGCTCGGTGGAAAGCGATGCCCTGGCGCCTCGCAATCCCTACGCCGCCAGCAAGGCCGCGGCGGAGCTGCTGGTCCAGTCCTATTTCACCACCTACGGCATGCCCGTGCTGATCACGCGGGGCGGGAACACCGTCGGCCCCTATCAGTACCCGGAGAAGGTCCTGCCCCTGTTCATCACGAACGCACTGGAGTACAAGCCGCTGCCGGTGTACGGCGACGGAAGCGCGGTGCGCAACTACCTGTACGTGGAAGACCACTGTTCCGCCATCGACCGGGTGCTTGAGTCCGGCAAGCCGGGGAACGCGTACAACGTGGGCACGAACCGCGAAGTCAATGGCCGGGACCTGGCCGCCCGCGTCCTGGAAATCCTCGACCGGCCGGCGGGACTGCGCGAGTTCGTCCCGGACCGGAGCGGGCATGATCTGCGGTACGCCATGGACTGCGGCCGCATCCAGGCCCTGGGATGGCGCCCGTCCCTCGACTTCGACACGCTGCTGGACCGGACGGTCCGGTGGTACGTGGACCACCCGCAGTGGTGGCAGGAGATCCGGAACGAAAGCGGTTTCAGGTCGTATTACAAACAGCAGTACGATGAACGATATCAAACTTGA
- a CDS encoding alanine racemase gives MHTDEMLNKVETPVVLLDETRMMGNLRAMQDLADRHGVALRPHIKTHKSLEIGRRQIGLGASGVTVATVVEAQVFIEGGFEFITVARPVVSPPKWDRLLSAVKAHGTDLRVVTDSKEGIQVAGECAAAHGRTVGLFLKIDVGLHRCGLLPDDPRIGELAGLIHDHDNLEFRGILSHAGHVYGSKSREEAAGVAESERQTMVAVRDALQADGVPVREVSVGATPAVLAAERFDGITEIRPGNYVFLDLLPIRVGVARVVDVSLTVLSTVISRNEHYFVTDAGSKTLTSDTGVHGMTGNQGFGTAYPASGYLESDCEMIVEKVSEEHGMVARNGFDLAIGSKIRIVPVHSCPVANLARSYAVLTPDGLETWPVDAAGGSR, from the coding sequence ATGCACACAGACGAGATGCTCAACAAGGTGGAAACGCCCGTCGTATTGCTCGATGAGACCCGAATGATGGGCAATCTGCGCGCCATGCAGGACCTGGCGGACCGGCACGGCGTCGCGCTGCGTCCCCACATCAAGACCCACAAGTCCCTGGAAATCGGACGAAGGCAGATCGGTCTGGGTGCATCGGGCGTCACTGTCGCAACGGTGGTCGAGGCGCAGGTCTTCATCGAGGGCGGGTTCGAGTTCATCACCGTCGCCCGGCCGGTGGTATCGCCGCCGAAGTGGGACCGGCTGCTGTCCGCCGTAAAGGCTCATGGCACCGACTTGCGCGTGGTGACCGACTCGAAGGAAGGCATCCAGGTGGCGGGCGAGTGCGCGGCGGCCCATGGGCGGACCGTCGGACTGTTTCTTAAAATCGACGTGGGACTGCATCGGTGCGGCCTACTGCCCGACGACCCACGTATCGGGGAGCTGGCCGGGCTGATCCACGACCATGACAACCTGGAATTCCGCGGCATCCTCTCCCACGCAGGCCACGTGTACGGTTCGAAATCCAGGGAAGAGGCCGCCGGGGTCGCCGAATCGGAGCGGCAAACCATGGTCGCCGTGCGCGATGCCTTGCAGGCGGACGGCGTTCCAGTCCGGGAGGTTTCCGTGGGCGCTACGCCGGCCGTCCTGGCCGCGGAGCGTTTCGACGGAATCACGGAAATCAGGCCCGGGAACTATGTTTTTCTCGATCTGCTCCCCATACGCGTGGGCGTAGCCCGGGTTGTCGACGTCTCCCTGACAGTGCTGTCTACGGTGATCAGCAGGAACGAACACTACTTCGTGACGGACGCCGGGTCGAAGACGCTGACTTCGGATACGGGTGTCCACGGCATGACGGGTAACCAGGGCTTTGGCACGGCCTATCCGGCTTCTGGATACCTCGAGTCCGATTGCGAAATGATCGTCGAAAAAGTCTCGGAGGAGCACGGTATGGTCGCGCGCAACGGGTTCGACCTGGCCATCGGGTCGAAGATCCGCATAGTGCCGGTACACAGCTGTCCTGTGGCGAACCTGGCCCGTTCGTACGCCGTCCTGACCCCGGACGGGCTCGAGACCTGGCCAGTGGACGCGGCAGGCGGATCAAGGTAG
- a CDS encoding sulfatase — protein sequence MPQSLPNILFIMSDDHASHAISAYGSRINTTPHIDRIAAEGMRFDNCFCTNSICTPSRAAILTGTYNHVNGVTTLSTHLDGRLLNYPKVLQEHGYQTAVVGKWHLGHGGIHDPTGFDYWNVLPGQGLYHDPEMIEMGERSTRSGYTTDLITDYSLEWLRGRDRDRPFCLMVHHKAPHRPWEPDDKHAAMYEDEDIPEPETFDDDYANRAQAAAAARMRVERDLNAEDLKVPVPEGLSPAEEKSWKYQRYIKDYLRCVASIDDNVGRLLDFIDEEDIGEETIVIYTSDQGFFLGDHGWYDKRFMYEESLRMPFLIRYPREVAPGSVNGDMILNVDFPVTFLDCAGVDIPSSFQGRTFRPLLSAETPADWQTSMYYRYWMHGAHHNVCAHYGVRTLRYKLIYYYGDPLGQEGAIGPKTQPEWELFDLEKDPCEMNSVYADPEYAEVVAELKAELARLQEKVGDEAYEAQLVD from the coding sequence ATGCCCCAGTCACTTCCGAACATCCTTTTCATCATGTCCGACGACCACGCGTCGCACGCCATCAGCGCCTATGGCAGCCGGATCAACACAACGCCCCATATCGACCGCATCGCCGCGGAAGGCATGCGTTTCGACAACTGCTTCTGCACCAATTCCATCTGCACCCCCAGCCGGGCGGCCATTCTGACGGGCACGTACAACCACGTAAACGGCGTCACCACCCTGTCTACCCACCTGGACGGCCGGCTGCTGAACTATCCCAAGGTGCTGCAGGAACACGGGTACCAGACGGCGGTGGTGGGCAAGTGGCACCTGGGGCACGGCGGCATCCACGATCCTACGGGTTTCGACTACTGGAACGTCCTGCCCGGCCAGGGCCTGTACCACGATCCCGAGATGATCGAGATGGGCGAGCGGTCGACGCGAAGCGGGTACACCACCGACCTGATCACCGATTATTCGCTGGAATGGCTTCGCGGACGCGACCGGGATCGCCCCTTTTGCCTCATGGTGCATCACAAAGCACCGCACCGGCCCTGGGAGCCCGATGACAAACACGCCGCGATGTACGAAGACGAGGATATCCCGGAGCCGGAGACCTTCGACGACGACTATGCCAACCGGGCCCAGGCTGCCGCGGCCGCCCGGATGCGCGTCGAACGCGATCTCAACGCCGAGGACCTGAAGGTGCCCGTGCCGGAGGGCCTGTCTCCAGCCGAAGAGAAAAGCTGGAAGTACCAGCGGTATATCAAGGACTACCTGCGGTGCGTGGCCTCGATCGACGACAACGTAGGCAGGCTGCTGGACTTCATCGACGAAGAGGACATCGGCGAGGAAACCATCGTGATCTACACGTCGGACCAGGGATTTTTCCTCGGCGACCACGGCTGGTACGACAAGCGCTTCATGTACGAGGAATCCCTGCGCATGCCCTTCCTGATCCGCTACCCGCGGGAGGTGGCGCCGGGCAGCGTGAACGGCGACATGATCCTGAATGTCGACTTCCCGGTGACCTTCCTGGACTGTGCCGGCGTGGATATACCGTCCTCATTCCAGGGACGCACGTTCCGGCCCCTGCTGAGCGCCGAGACCCCGGCCGATTGGCAGACGTCCATGTACTACCGGTACTGGATGCACGGCGCCCACCACAACGTCTGCGCCCACTACGGCGTCCGGACCCTGCGGTACAAGCTGATCTACTACTACGGCGATCCGCTCGGTCAGGAAGGCGCGATCGGCCCGAAGACGCAGCCGGAATGGGAACTCTTCGACCTGGAAAAAGACCCCTGCGAGATGAACAGCGTGTACGCGGATCCCGAATACGCGGAGGTGGTCGCGGAGTTGAAGGCGGAGCTGGCGCGGCTGCAGGAGAAAGTAGGGGATGAGGCGTACGAAGCTCAGTTAGTTGACTGA
- a CDS encoding molybdopterin-dependent oxidoreductase, with translation MDRRHFLETLAAGLVAGGATLPTLQSLAGPLFVPVEKDDEGLTPLRRFFAVAIVSFPPKIDVEKERLEIEGAVSTPYALRYDELHEWPQVTQESILRCVGGAQGRARWVGVRLRDLLEKAGMDPEARDVIFYGADEYESSVPVGEALKKSSMLALEMNDEPLWAKHGSPVRLVMPGMYGYKQVKWITRIEVTRKNHKGYWEQRGYSDDGRIKS, from the coding sequence ATGGACCGGCGACATTTCCTGGAGACCCTCGCGGCCGGACTCGTTGCCGGCGGGGCTACGCTTCCCACGCTTCAGTCCCTGGCCGGCCCCCTGTTTGTACCCGTTGAAAAGGACGACGAGGGCCTGACTCCCCTGCGCAGGTTTTTCGCCGTAGCTATTGTCTCCTTTCCACCGAAAATCGACGTCGAAAAGGAACGGCTCGAGATTGAAGGCGCCGTTTCGACTCCATACGCACTGAGGTACGATGAATTGCACGAGTGGCCGCAGGTCACGCAGGAGAGTATCCTCCGTTGCGTCGGCGGCGCCCAGGGCAGGGCGCGGTGGGTCGGTGTTCGGCTGCGCGACCTGCTTGAAAAAGCGGGCATGGACCCGGAAGCCCGTGACGTCATTTTCTACGGGGCGGACGAGTATGAAAGCAGTGTACCCGTGGGCGAGGCATTGAAGAAGAGCAGCATGCTGGCCCTCGAGATGAACGACGAGCCGCTGTGGGCTAAACATGGATCGCCCGTGCGCCTGGTCATGCCCGGCATGTATGGATACAAGCAGGTCAAGTGGATTACCCGGATCGAAGTCACCCGCAAGAACCACAAGGGATACTGGGAGCAACGCGGTTATTCGGACGATGGACGGATCAAATCCTGA
- a CDS encoding threonine/serine dehydratase produces MHPLLPEILGAEERIKSRVLQTPLIHSMPLSTQTGADVYLKMESEQHTNSFKARGAMNKVLSLTGEEMSRGVVTSSTGNHAQGVARACMITDCPGTIFLPKGVDPSKIEAIKQYPVDLVFHNGNPLETELHAKQQAAVLGRTWISPYNDPQIIGGQGTIGIELSQQLPAIDDVFVTVGGGGLIGGIAVYLKSHRPGTRIIGCQPERSAAMYHCVRAGRIVSTEHGETLSDGSAGDVEPGSITFPVCRDLVDDYILVPEQEIGDAIRFMVHEHHKIVEGAAGVAVASLLQQKDQFRGHTVVLVICGANIAASTLRTVLAS; encoded by the coding sequence ATGCATCCCCTACTCCCCGAAATACTTGGCGCGGAAGAACGCATCAAATCCCGTGTCCTGCAAACGCCCCTGATCCACTCCATGCCGCTTTCAACCCAAACCGGGGCGGATGTCTACTTGAAGATGGAAAGCGAGCAGCACACCAATTCCTTCAAGGCACGCGGGGCCATGAACAAGGTGCTGTCGTTGACCGGGGAGGAGATGTCACGGGGCGTGGTGACGTCCTCGACGGGCAACCACGCGCAGGGCGTCGCCCGGGCCTGCATGATCACCGATTGTCCGGGGACGATCTTTTTGCCCAAAGGCGTCGATCCTTCCAAGATAGAAGCGATCAAACAGTATCCTGTTGACCTGGTCTTCCACAACGGCAACCCGCTCGAAACGGAATTGCATGCCAAGCAGCAGGCTGCCGTCCTGGGCAGGACCTGGATTTCGCCCTATAACGATCCGCAGATCATCGGCGGCCAGGGAACGATCGGCATCGAGCTGTCGCAGCAACTGCCCGCCATCGACGATGTGTTCGTTACCGTCGGCGGCGGCGGGCTGATCGGCGGGATCGCCGTTTATCTGAAGTCGCATAGACCCGGCACGCGGATCATCGGCTGCCAGCCCGAACGGTCGGCGGCCATGTATCACTGCGTTCGCGCGGGACGCATCGTCAGCACCGAGCACGGCGAAACGCTTTCCGACGGTTCGGCAGGCGATGTGGAGCCGGGATCGATCACCTTCCCGGTCTGCCGCGACCTGGTCGACGATTACATCCTGGTCCCGGAGCAGGAAATCGGCGACGCCATCCGGTTCATGGTCCACGAGCACCACAAAATCGTCGAAGGCGCCGCCGGCGTTGCCGTGGCCAGCCTGCTTCAACAGAAAGATCAATTCCGTGGGCATACCGTGGTCCTTGTCATCTGCGGCGCAAACATTGCCGCCTCCACGCTCAGGACCGTACTGGCATCTTGA
- a CDS encoding nuclear transport factor 2 family protein, producing the protein MDRPKAADLARLYVERSNRHVLDDVFPLFDPEATYRSSQFGLFEGLDQIRDMMTGFFATFPDVHWTVEDYRAESDDTASFEFTMRASHAETGQAVERRGLETITFTEEGLIRHVEVEVLQSG; encoded by the coding sequence ATGGATCGACCGAAAGCGGCGGACCTGGCAAGGCTGTACGTTGAGCGATCGAATCGTCACGTGCTGGACGATGTGTTTCCCCTGTTCGACCCTGAAGCCACCTACCGGTCGTCGCAGTTCGGTCTGTTCGAGGGTCTGGACCAGATCCGGGACATGATGACCGGTTTCTTTGCCACCTTTCCCGACGTGCACTGGACAGTGGAAGACTATCGCGCGGAATCTGACGACACGGCTTCCTTCGAGTTCACGATGCGGGCTAGCCATGCCGAAACAGGGCAGGCCGTGGAGCGCCGGGGGCTCGAAACGATCACCTTCACGGAGGAAGGACTGATCCGCCACGTCGAGGTCGAAGTCCTGCAGTCAGGTTGA
- a CDS encoding HigA family addiction module antitoxin → MNKPITPGEILLEEYLKPMGISQNAMARAVGVAPRAINEIVHGRRSITPSMSIRFGAFFNQSDQFWHGIQVECDFRKLARDRLRIIDGIQPAATLNRNP, encoded by the coding sequence ATGAACAAACCCATCACACCAGGCGAGATTCTGCTTGAGGAATATCTCAAGCCAATGGGCATTTCGCAGAACGCCATGGCGCGTGCTGTCGGGGTTGCGCCTCGTGCAATCAACGAGATTGTACATGGACGCCGGTCGATTACGCCATCCATGTCGATTCGCTTTGGGGCCTTTTTCAATCAGTCAGACCAGTTCTGGCATGGGATACAGGTGGAATGTGACTTTAGAAAGCTTGCCAGGGACAGACTTCGTATCATCGACGGGATCCAACCTGCTGCGACACTGAATCGGAATCCCTGA